Proteins encoded by one window of Ignavibacteriota bacterium:
- the nifJ gene encoding pyruvate:ferredoxin (flavodoxin) oxidoreductase — MTEKTYITIDGNEAAAYVMYRVNEVCAIYPITPSSNMGEWADEWAAKGYKNIWGNIPTVCEMQSEAGAAGAVHGSLQAGALTTTFTASQGLLLKIPNMYKIAGELTPTVFNITARSLATHALSIFGDHSDIMAARGTGFAFLGAASVQEVMDFALISQASTLESRIPMLHFFDGFRTSHEVSKIEVIPDEVMRKMIDEDLVIAHRNRSLSPDHPVLRGTAQNPDVFFQNRETMNKFYTECPAIVQKQMDKFAQLTGRQYKIYEYVGAPDAERIVVLMASGCETAQETSNYLNNLGEKTGVLKVRLFRPFDIQKFMEAIPGTVKSISVLDRTKEPGASGEPLYLDVVNTIFEGVQNGFGNLTAMPKIVGGRYGLSSKEFTPAMVKAVFDNLKLDKPKHHFTIGINDDVNFTSLDFDESFNIESDKVIRALFYGLGSDGTVGANKNSIKIIGENTNNYAQGYFVYDSKKAGALTVSHLRFGPELIRSPYLIKKANFVGVHQTVFLEKFDLVGNLVDGGVFLVNSPLPKEEVWDSLPKSQQILIKEKKIKLYAIDAQSVAEASGMGRRINTVMQVCFFAISGVLPREEAIEAIKDSIRYSYGKKGDAIVAMNIKAVDNTLENLFEIPIPAEASSKYEIHAPVPKEAPKFVQDVIGKIISGHGDNIPVSAFPIDGTWPTDTARWERRNIALEIPVWDADTCTQCGKCALVCPHATIRIKVYDEKQLENAPETFKFTDAKDKGWKQDNLKYTIQVAPEDCTGCGACVEVCPAKNKSNVSLKAINMAPQMPLREKEAENWDFFLNIPDMDRTKINVNQIRLQQLQRPLFEFSGACSGCGETPYVKLVSQLFGDRAVIANATGCSSIYGGNLPTTPWAKDENGRGPAWSNSLFEDNAEFGLGYKLAIDKQEEVALQLINQLKDSIGSELVDALINADQKDETGIAAQRERVSKLKEIISKIDSPDAKRLNAVADYLVKKSIWIIGGDGWAYDIGFGGLDHVISTGKNVNILILDTEVYSNTGGQTSKATPMSAVAKFSAGGKATGKKDLGLMAMSYGNVYVASVAMGAKDDHTLKTFLEAEAYDGPSIIIAYSHCIAHGIDMSRPFSRQKLAVETGQWLLYRFNPDNVKEGKNALSLDSREPRTPIREFLSTEGRFQMLMKSSPKTADTLFRMSQELANERYKRYKYMAERGGEIKEVAVENK, encoded by the coding sequence ATGACTGAAAAAACCTATATCACGATAGACGGCAACGAGGCGGCCGCTTATGTAATGTACCGAGTAAACGAGGTATGCGCCATATATCCTATCACACCATCATCAAACATGGGTGAGTGGGCTGACGAATGGGCAGCCAAAGGGTATAAGAATATCTGGGGCAACATACCGACTGTTTGCGAAATGCAAAGTGAAGCAGGTGCAGCAGGTGCTGTACATGGCTCACTTCAGGCAGGTGCACTTACAACAACATTTACAGCTTCACAGGGCTTACTCCTGAAAATTCCCAATATGTATAAAATTGCCGGTGAGCTAACTCCGACTGTGTTCAATATCACAGCCCGCTCTCTTGCTACTCATGCATTATCAATTTTCGGTGACCACAGCGATATTATGGCAGCCCGCGGAACGGGGTTTGCTTTCCTTGGTGCGGCTTCTGTTCAGGAAGTTATGGACTTTGCATTGATTTCGCAGGCATCTACACTCGAATCACGCATACCAATGCTTCATTTCTTCGATGGTTTCCGTACTTCACACGAAGTATCAAAAATCGAAGTTATTCCTGATGAAGTTATGCGTAAAATGATTGATGAAGACTTGGTAATTGCACATCGTAACCGCTCTTTATCACCTGACCATCCTGTTTTGAGAGGTACTGCTCAGAATCCTGACGTATTCTTCCAAAATCGCGAAACAATGAATAAATTCTATACTGAATGTCCGGCTATTGTCCAGAAGCAAATGGATAAATTTGCTCAGCTTACCGGCAGACAGTACAAAATATATGAATATGTGGGTGCGCCCGATGCTGAAAGAATTGTAGTTCTTATGGCTTCAGGTTGCGAAACTGCACAGGAAACTTCTAATTATCTGAATAACTTAGGCGAAAAAACCGGCGTGTTGAAAGTGCGCTTGTTCAGACCGTTTGATATTCAAAAATTTATGGAAGCTATACCGGGCACAGTAAAAAGCATTTCAGTTCTTGACAGAACAAAAGAACCCGGTGCAAGCGGCGAACCTCTTTATCTTGATGTTGTCAATACAATTTTTGAAGGTGTTCAGAACGGTTTCGGTAATTTAACTGCAATGCCGAAAATAGTAGGCGGTCGCTACGGACTTTCTTCAAAAGAATTTACTCCGGCAATGGTTAAAGCTGTATTTGATAATCTCAAACTTGACAAACCAAAACATCATTTCACAATCGGTATTAATGATGATGTTAATTTCACAAGTCTTGATTTTGATGAATCATTCAATATTGAAAGCGACAAAGTAATTCGAGCTTTATTCTATGGATTAGGCTCTGACGGTACTGTTGGTGCAAATAAGAATTCAATCAAAATTATCGGCGAAAATACTAATAATTATGCACAGGGCTATTTTGTTTATGACTCTAAGAAAGCAGGAGCTCTTACTGTTTCTCACCTTAGATTTGGTCCGGAATTGATCCGCTCACCATATTTAATTAAGAAAGCGAACTTTGTTGGAGTTCATCAAACAGTATTTCTAGAAAAATTTGATTTGGTTGGTAATCTTGTTGATGGCGGTGTATTTTTAGTTAATTCACCTCTTCCAAAAGAAGAAGTTTGGGACAGTTTGCCAAAATCACAGCAAATATTAATCAAAGAAAAGAAAATCAAATTATATGCAATAGATGCTCAAAGTGTAGCTGAAGCAAGTGGAATGGGTCGCAGAATTAATACTGTGATGCAAGTATGTTTCTTCGCAATTTCAGGCGTATTGCCAAGAGAAGAAGCTATTGAAGCAATTAAAGATTCAATTCGCTATTCTTATGGCAAAAAAGGCGATGCAATTGTTGCAATGAATATTAAAGCAGTTGATAATACCCTTGAAAACCTCTTCGAAATTCCTATACCTGCAGAAGCAAGTTCAAAATATGAAATCCATGCTCCGGTTCCGAAAGAAGCACCTAAATTTGTTCAGGATGTAATTGGAAAAATTATTTCAGGACACGGCGACAATATTCCTGTTAGTGCCTTCCCGATTGACGGAACCTGGCCTACGGATACAGCACGCTGGGAAAGAAGAAATATTGCCCTTGAAATTCCTGTCTGGGATGCCGATACTTGTACACAGTGCGGTAAATGTGCTCTTGTTTGTCCTCATGCTACGATCAGAATTAAAGTTTATGATGAAAAACAACTTGAAAATGCTCCTGAAACATTCAAATTCACTGATGCTAAGGATAAAGGTTGGAAACAGGATAATCTGAAATATACAATTCAGGTAGCTCCTGAAGATTGTACAGGTTGTGGTGCTTGCGTTGAAGTATGTCCTGCTAAGAATAAATCTAATGTCAGTCTGAAAGCAATTAATATGGCACCTCAGATGCCACTACGCGAAAAAGAAGCTGAAAACTGGGACTTCTTCCTCAATATTCCTGATATGGACAGAACTAAGATTAATGTTAATCAAATCAGATTGCAGCAGCTTCAAAGACCTCTTTTCGAGTTCTCCGGTGCTTGCTCCGGTTGTGGTGAAACCCCTTATGTAAAATTAGTTTCTCAGCTATTTGGTGACAGAGCAGTCATTGCGAATGCTACCGGCTGTTCATCAATTTATGGCGGTAACCTGCCAACAACTCCTTGGGCTAAAGACGAAAATGGTCGCGGACCTGCTTGGTCGAATTCATTATTTGAAGATAACGCTGAATTTGGTCTTGGTTACAAACTTGCTATTGACAAGCAGGAAGAAGTTGCACTCCAATTAATCAATCAATTGAAAGATAGTATCGGCAGTGAACTTGTTGATGCTTTAATAAATGCTGACCAGAAAGATGAGACAGGCATTGCAGCCCAAAGAGAAAGAGTATCAAAATTAAAAGAAATAATTTCAAAAATTGATTCACCTGATGCTAAGAGATTAAATGCTGTTGCTGATTATCTTGTCAAGAAGAGCATTTGGATTATTGGTGGTGATGGCTGGGCTTATGATATAGGTTTTGGTGGATTAGACCACGTAATATCAACAGGCAAGAATGTTAACATCTTAATTTTAGATACAGAAGTATATTCAAATACCGGCGGTCAGACTTCAAAAGCAACTCCAATGAGTGCTGTTGCTAAGTTCTCCGCAGGCGGTAAAGCAACAGGCAAGAAAGACCTTGGGCTTATGGCTATGAGTTATGGAAACGTTTATGTTGCATCAGTTGCAATGGGTGCAAAAGATGACCATACTTTAAAGACATTCCTCGAAGCTGAAGCTTATGATGGACCTTCAATCATTATCGCATACAGTCACTG